The following is a genomic window from Desulfobulbaceae bacterium.
CTATAGTATTATAGTTACACGCATTTTTTTTTAAAGCCAAAAAAGGTATGACCCTTTTTTGGCTTTTTTTATGCACTTTCAAGGGAGAATAATCATGCATCTTATTGTTGGGCTCGGCAACCCTGGGGCGACCTACCAGGGTACCCGTCACAATATCGGCTTCCAATTACTTGATTACCTCGCTGATACACTTCATGTCTCATTCTCCGATTCCAAATGGAATGCCCGAGTCGTCAAGACTTCACTTAGTGGAAATGGTGTTATCTTGGTCAAGCCTGAGACGTTCATGAACGAAAGCGGAAGGGCGGTTGGCGCAATCGCCACCTATTATAGGATCAGGCCAGAAAACATTATCGTAGTCCATGATGATCTGGATCTTGCTCTTGGTCGGATCAAAGTTGTTGTCGGTCGAGGTGCTGGTGGGCACAACGGAATCCTGTCGTTGGTTTCTCATCTGCAGAGTAATGACTTCGTCAGAATCAGATTGGGTATTGGGCGTCCTGATCCAATGATCCCTGTTAAAAATTTTGTCCTTACCAGATTCAGTAGCGAAGAGCGGGCCTCAATTGATGGTGAGATGACGATTATTTGTCAGACGATTCAATTAATTCTTGAAAAGGGTCCTCTGTTTGCCATGTCGATGGTTAATAGCCGTAAGGTATGATAACTAGTTGATTTATAACGATTCAGCGGCTGTTTCGATCTCAGATTTGCATAATGGCCAAAA
Proteins encoded in this region:
- a CDS encoding aminoacyl-tRNA hydrolase; this encodes MHFQGRIIMHLIVGLGNPGATYQGTRHNIGFQLLDYLADTLHVSFSDSKWNARVVKTSLSGNGVILVKPETFMNESGRAVGAIATYYRIRPENIIVVHDDLDLALGRIKVVVGRGAGGHNGILSLVSHLQSNDFVRIRLGIGRPDPMIPVKNFVLTRFSSEERASIDGEMTIICQTIQLILEKGPLFAMSMVNSRKV